A window of Sulfurimonas gotlandica GD1 contains these coding sequences:
- the mtaB gene encoding tRNA (N(6)-L-threonylcarbamoyladenosine(37)-C(2))-methylthiotransferase MtaB → MKKKVFFKTFGCRTNLYDSQVMMSALKDYEITQDEQEADAVVINSCTVTNGADSHVRSYLSHVEKTMNAKVFLTGCGAHTKGESLLESGRVHGVFGQSEKLKINSLLSTQKPFYDPGDLNHIDEAVVDDFVGKSRAFIKIQEGCNFRCSYCIIPFVRGDARSMDEGRILEQITRLALNGFGEFILTGTNVGSYGQKTGTSVAKLMKKISQIRGVRRIRLGSVEPIQVSDEFKEILDEPWLEKHLHIALQHTSPEMLRIMNRRNVYKQDRELFEFLASKGFAIGTDFITGHPGESKELWDEAMVNVRDLPLTHLHAFTYSKRDGTPSATLKPEVNGKVAKERLHELEEIIKQKNLNFRKAFSGELEVLLESQKDSLFIGHDQHFNKIVVESDEDLLGNWVNIENYEVRGEFNHAKL, encoded by the coding sequence TTGAAGAAGAAAGTATTTTTTAAAACTTTTGGCTGCAGAACAAATCTTTATGATTCTCAAGTTATGATGAGTGCCTTAAAAGACTATGAGATTACACAAGATGAGCAGGAAGCAGATGCTGTAGTTATAAACTCATGTACAGTTACAAACGGAGCTGATTCTCATGTTCGCTCATACCTCTCGCATGTAGAAAAGACTATGAATGCCAAAGTTTTTTTAACTGGTTGTGGCGCACATACCAAGGGTGAAAGTCTTTTGGAATCAGGAAGAGTCCACGGAGTATTTGGGCAGAGTGAAAAACTAAAGATTAATTCTCTTTTATCTACTCAAAAACCTTTTTACGATCCAGGTGACTTAAACCATATAGATGAAGCTGTTGTTGATGACTTTGTAGGTAAGAGCAGAGCGTTTATAAAAATCCAAGAAGGATGTAACTTCCGTTGCTCCTACTGTATCATCCCGTTTGTTCGCGGTGATGCGAGAAGTATGGATGAAGGCAGAATTTTAGAGCAAATAACTAGACTTGCTTTAAATGGTTTTGGAGAATTCATTTTAACTGGCACAAATGTTGGCAGTTATGGACAAAAAACAGGAACTTCTGTAGCAAAACTTATGAAAAAGATTTCACAAATTCGTGGAGTTAGACGCATAAGACTAGGAAGTGTAGAACCTATTCAGGTAAGTGATGAATTTAAAGAGATACTAGACGAACCATGGCTTGAAAAGCATCTTCATATTGCACTGCAACATACATCTCCAGAGATGCTTCGTATAATGAATAGAAGAAATGTATATAAGCAAGATAGAGAATTGTTTGAATTTCTAGCATCTAAAGGTTTTGCAATCGGGACTGATTTTATTACAGGTCATCCAGGGGAGAGTAAAGAGCTTTGGGATGAAGCTATGGTAAATGTAAGAGATTTGCCATTGACACATTTGCATGCTTTTACATATTCTAAGCGCGATGGTACTCCTTCTGCAACGTTAAAGCCAGAAGTTAATGGCAAAGTTGCAAAGGAGCGTTTGCATGAGTTGGAAGAGATCATCAAGCAAAAGAATCTAAATTTCAGAAAAGCTTTTAGTGGTGAACTGGAAGTTTTACTAGAAAGTCAAAAAGATTCTCTATTTATAGGACATGATCAGCATTTCAATAAGATTGTAGTTGAGTCAGATGAAGACCTTCTTGGAAACTGGGTAAATATAGAAAACTATGAAGTAAGAGGAGAATTCAATCATGCCAAACTCTAA
- a CDS encoding mechanosensitive ion channel domain-containing protein, protein MKKILFAFLFLASVLFAEVTEDKSTLSKTELKELEVQKEKERISRISDHLKVLQKIENEISEEKVWTKSYASYLTSLDVRNSLQTIKERIKYLQKIRKKTLSQQDELNALISKEKILTSQIEKLKEKDSAPFSKIITPPIIEDKPSITNPFDIFTGFSLIKTLYADYNDYIIRKDELTDLIALLHKENTIYKEIATLDINKEYVKDSEAKLKQIDRFETALDTMIVTAELYQKRLEIIEININKDIEVQVIKLAKIGVVVLVVFFIFFLLKFFVKKYITDNERFYMANKIITFINVTLIILIVFFNYIENASYLVTILGFASAGIAIAMKDWFMSMLGWLVIVIGGSIHVGDRIRVDMGSMKYVGDVMDISLLRMTILEDITLTSIMNNRRAGRIIFVPNNYVFTNMIANYTHSSLKTVWDGVAITITFDSNHKKAMHLAKEIVKKYSKGYTDITRKQLNKLRNQYSLKNTNVEPRIFSFIQPNGISIDSWYLTNAYATLTLRSVISVEIVDAFNAADDITIAYPTQKLHIQDERREAPFDTNEVV, encoded by the coding sequence GTGAAAAAAATACTCTTTGCCTTTTTGTTTCTTGCATCTGTACTTTTTGCAGAAGTTACAGAAGATAAATCAACACTAAGTAAAACAGAACTCAAAGAACTGGAAGTTCAGAAAGAAAAAGAAAGAATTAGTAGAATTTCTGATCATTTAAAAGTTTTGCAAAAGATTGAGAATGAGATATCAGAAGAGAAAGTATGGACTAAAAGTTATGCTTCTTATCTCACATCTTTAGATGTTAGAAATTCTCTACAGACGATAAAAGAACGTATAAAATATCTTCAGAAAATAAGAAAAAAAACCCTAAGTCAACAAGATGAACTAAATGCTCTAATTTCAAAAGAGAAGATTTTAACTTCACAAATAGAAAAATTAAAAGAAAAAGATAGCGCACCTTTTTCAAAAATAATTACTCCTCCAATCATTGAGGATAAACCAAGTATAACTAATCCTTTTGATATATTTACAGGCTTTTCTCTTATCAAAACACTTTATGCTGATTATAATGACTATATAATAAGAAAAGATGAGTTGACGGATTTGATTGCTCTTTTGCATAAAGAAAATACTATCTATAAAGAGATAGCTACCTTAGATATCAACAAGGAATATGTAAAAGATTCAGAAGCTAAGCTTAAGCAGATAGATAGATTTGAGACAGCACTAGATACAATGATCGTTACTGCGGAACTTTACCAGAAAAGACTAGAGATAATAGAGATAAATATAAATAAAGATATTGAAGTTCAAGTAATAAAACTTGCTAAAATCGGTGTAGTTGTTTTAGTTGTGTTTTTTATCTTTTTTCTGCTTAAATTCTTTGTCAAAAAATATATTACAGATAATGAACGATTTTATATGGCAAATAAAATCATTACATTTATTAATGTTACTTTGATTATTTTAATCGTGTTTTTTAACTACATTGAAAATGCCAGTTATCTCGTTACAATCTTAGGTTTTGCATCTGCGGGTATCGCCATTGCTATGAAAGATTGGTTTATGAGTATGTTGGGATGGCTTGTAATAGTTATTGGTGGAAGTATTCATGTTGGCGATAGAATTCGTGTAGATATGGGTAGCATGAAATATGTTGGAGATGTTATGGATATCTCACTTCTTCGTATGACAATACTGGAAGATATTACACTTACATCGATTATGAACAACAGAAGAGCAGGAAGAATAATATTTGTTCCAAATAATTATGTTTTTACGAACATGATAGCAAACTATACTCACTCTTCTTTAAAAACTGTTTGGGATGGTGTTGCTATAACTATAACGTTTGATTCAAATCATAAAAAAGCAATGCATCTAGCTAAAGAGATAGTTAAAAAATATTCTAAGGGATACACAGATATTACAAGAAAACAGCTAAATAAACTTAGAAATCAGTATAGTCTTAAAAATACAAATGTAGAGCCTAGAATCTTTTCATTTATACAACCTAACGGTATATCTATTGATTCATGGTACTTGACAAATGCTTATGCAACACTGACTCTAAGGAGTGTTATCTCTGTTGAGATTGTAGATGCATTTAATGCTGCAGATGATATAACTATTGCGTATCCAACTCAAAAGTTACATATTCAAGATGAGAGAAGAGAAGCTCCTTTTGATACAAATGAGGTTGTATAG
- the aroB gene encoding 3-dehydroquinate synthase, whose amino-acid sequence MQVNIPLKKVVDNSYNITIDSLTKTHFDTKVAIVTNPKVAGLHLAYLLSKISAKELYIITVSDGEEYKNQESIDTILESLFNHRFNRKSMLIAFGGGVIGDMTGYAASIYQRGIDFIQIPTTLLSQVDASVGGKTGMNNSYGKNLIGAFHQPKAVYIDPHFLTTLPSREFGAGVAEIVKMAVTFNRGFFEFLESADLKNPDVLQEAIKQAVQTKADVVAKDEKEHGLRAALNYGHTFGHVIENETKYKKYLHGEAVAIGMVMANETAISMGLMSVEEASRVKALLEKYDLPTTYNVKNSDNFYETFFLDKKSSDSNITFIIPVGIGDVSITDSVKMEVVISVLNKFGEV is encoded by the coding sequence ATGCAAGTAAACATCCCCCTAAAAAAAGTTGTCGATAACTCATATAATATTACTATAGACTCTCTTACTAAAACTCATTTTGACACTAAAGTAGCAATAGTAACGAACCCTAAAGTGGCAGGTTTGCATCTGGCATACCTTCTTAGTAAAATAAGTGCTAAAGAGCTTTATATAATTACTGTTTCAGATGGAGAAGAGTATAAAAATCAGGAGAGCATAGATACTATCCTTGAGTCTCTATTTAACCACCGTTTTAACCGTAAGTCAATGCTTATAGCTTTTGGTGGAGGTGTTATAGGTGATATGACTGGTTATGCGGCTAGCATCTATCAAAGAGGAATAGACTTTATTCAAATTCCAACTACACTTCTCTCTCAAGTAGATGCAAGTGTTGGTGGAAAAACAGGGATGAATAACTCTTATGGAAAAAACTTAATAGGAGCTTTCCATCAGCCTAAAGCAGTATATATTGATCCTCATTTTTTAACAACTCTTCCTTCTCGTGAATTTGGTGCCGGTGTAGCAGAGATTGTTAAGATGGCTGTAACTTTTAACAGAGGTTTCTTTGAATTTCTGGAGAGTGCTGATCTTAAAAATCCTGATGTTCTTCAAGAAGCAATTAAGCAGGCTGTTCAAACAAAAGCAGATGTAGTAGCTAAAGATGAAAAAGAACATGGATTGCGAGCTGCACTTAACTATGGACATACTTTTGGTCATGTTATAGAAAATGAGACAAAATATAAAAAGTATCTTCACGGTGAAGCAGTAGCTATCGGCATGGTTATGGCCAATGAGACAGCAATAAGCATGGGTTTAATGAGCGTAGAAGAAGCTTCAAGAGTTAAAGCTCTTTTAGAAAAATACGATCTTCCTACAACTTATAATGTTAAAAATAGCGATAATTTTTATGAGACATTCTTTTTGGATAAAAAGAGTTCAGATAGCAATATTACATTTATTATCCCCGTGGGGATAGGTGATGTAAGTATTACGGATAGTGTAAAAATGGAAGTTGTTATTTCTGTTTTAAATAAGTTCGGGGAAGTGTAA
- a CDS encoding COG3400 family protein produces MKKILIISDGTAGEHFIQRVLKTYTSENIYYVVELKSREYEDVNPARFKFYEFDPTSFYKLSNLLKMEFVQVIIAMDSQLDVENTIKNIKLVKKHLRVIVLNQWDMKNEDTDVVMVNANELLASRLLDYLPNVPVIAQNVGIGEGEIMEVLVPFGSSFVYRHIGVIEQKNWRIVALYRNRKLLMPSRRRMIQPNDLLVLVGEPAVLKSVYRAIKRELGQFPEPFGSNIFLYVDMNIVNLSTIKELIRRAVFAHKKFKHDLVIKVVNPSNIATLQYIKEFRDNNVVVDIEYESRDLRNTFYNDIKAYHIGLVIVSAEMFANYRIRKTLYESHVPVLKLSDRSFSSVKDAAIILSDNRDLEKISATIFDISEQMGFNLEIYNYMNEHQEEKEQVIEHYYNLATIFSKSIKVIKENQNPIRTLRQKDNFVHILPFTQKLTKRRIYSFLSTDSEKLYYKLDNYHQIFIPVQL; encoded by the coding sequence TTGAAAAAAATTTTAATAATTAGTGACGGTACTGCCGGAGAACATTTCATACAAAGAGTTTTAAAAACTTACACCAGTGAAAATATTTACTATGTAGTTGAGTTGAAATCTAGAGAGTATGAAGACGTGAATCCAGCACGTTTTAAGTTTTATGAGTTTGATCCAACAAGCTTTTATAAACTCTCAAACCTTCTTAAAATGGAATTTGTTCAAGTTATTATTGCAATGGATAGTCAGCTTGATGTTGAAAATACTATTAAAAACATTAAACTTGTTAAAAAGCATCTTCGTGTAATAGTTTTAAATCAATGGGATATGAAAAATGAAGATACAGATGTTGTTATGGTTAATGCAAATGAGCTTTTAGCATCTAGACTTTTAGACTATCTTCCAAATGTTCCTGTAATTGCACAAAATGTTGGAATAGGCGAGGGTGAGATAATGGAAGTTTTAGTTCCATTTGGAAGTTCGTTCGTTTATAGACATATTGGTGTAATAGAGCAGAAAAATTGGCGCATTGTTGCACTATACAGAAACAGAAAACTTCTAATGCCATCAAGAAGAAGAATGATACAGCCAAATGATCTTCTTGTATTGGTTGGTGAGCCAGCAGTTCTTAAATCAGTTTATCGTGCAATTAAAAGAGAACTTGGACAATTTCCTGAACCGTTTGGATCAAATATCTTTCTATATGTAGATATGAATATCGTTAACTTATCAACTATAAAAGAGCTTATTAGAAGAGCAGTGTTTGCTCATAAAAAGTTCAAGCATGACCTCGTAATTAAAGTGGTAAATCCAAGTAATATAGCTACTCTTCAATACATCAAAGAGTTTAGAGATAACAATGTAGTAGTTGACATAGAATATGAGTCTCGTGATTTGAGAAATACATTTTACAATGATATAAAAGCTTACCATATAGGGCTTGTAATAGTATCTGCTGAAATGTTCGCAAACTATCGCATAAGGAAAACTCTTTATGAGTCACATGTTCCGGTACTAAAGCTCTCAGATAGGTCATTTTCCAGTGTTAAAGATGCCGCTATTATACTAAGTGATAACCGTGACTTGGAAAAAATATCTGCTACTATATTTGATATTTCTGAGCAGATGGGATTTAATTTAGAAATATATAACTATATGAACGAGCATCAAGAAGAAAAAGAACAAGTAATAGAGCATTATTATAATCTAGCAACAATTTTTTCTAAAAGTATTAAGGTTATTAAAGAGAACCAAAATCCGATTAGAACGCTTAGGCAAAAGGACAATTTTGTTCACATATTGCCATTTACGCAAAAGTTGACAAAAAGACGAATTTACTCGTTTTTATCAACAGATAGTGAAAAACTTTATTATAAACTAGATAATTATCATCAAATTTTTATACCTGTTCAGCTGTAG
- the recQ gene encoding DNA helicase RecQ — protein MIKGNLLKTTFGHDSFRQSQEEAVDAILNSRDLITILPTGGGKSLCYQLPSLMMDGVTVVVSPLIALMQDQVNALKNNDIKAEMINSSQDFNDVQEITSRLLQGDIKLLYIAPERLSANGFIELLQRVKINFFVIDEAHCVSEWGHEFRADYRNLSKLKQIFPNVNIAAFTATATHKVQDDIVRTLNLNNPLQLRGKTLRDNLTISSEQRVGNGRTQLINFLSKHSGNCGIIYAFSKKDVEAVAGFLKTKGFKVAAYHAGFSSEVRNKVYRDFIYEEVDIIVATIAFGMGIDKSNIRFVVHMSMPKTMENYYQEIGRAGRDGLEAQTLLLYTKSDDVKMRSFIDVIENSEYKELLYNKLRKMYSYSNSSECRHKLIAKYFEDDIGSCGDICDNCRRGEVEKIDITLESQKLLSCIYRCEQKFGMIHMIDVLRGSTGQKILQFNHDKLSVYGIGKDVSKEVWNAIADRLFELDAIEVGEFRAIKLKKFGAGILQKKATVEIDKHKMDVKGRTSKKEKLTPVEDGVFDKFRALRSEIASKNEIPAYIVFSDKTLLEFAQKLPQTKDEMLDVNGVGEVKYERYGEDFLALCKEING, from the coding sequence ATGATTAAAGGTAACCTACTAAAAACTACATTCGGACATGATAGTTTTCGCCAATCACAAGAAGAAGCTGTAGATGCTATTTTAAACTCAAGAGATTTAATCACCATACTTCCAACAGGTGGTGGCAAATCTCTTTGTTACCAATTGCCGTCTCTTATGATGGATGGTGTAACTGTTGTTGTTTCCCCACTAATAGCTCTGATGCAAGATCAAGTGAATGCACTTAAAAATAATGATATTAAAGCAGAGATGATTAACTCTTCACAAGATTTTAATGATGTGCAAGAGATAACTTCTAGACTACTTCAAGGTGATATAAAACTACTTTACATCGCGCCGGAGAGACTAAGTGCAAATGGTTTTATTGAACTTCTTCAAAGAGTAAAAATAAACTTTTTTGTAATTGATGAGGCTCATTGTGTAAGTGAATGGGGACATGAGTTTAGAGCCGATTATAGAAATCTCTCTAAATTAAAACAAATCTTTCCTAATGTTAACATAGCGGCATTCACCGCAACTGCAACTCATAAAGTTCAAGATGACATAGTTAGGACTCTAAACCTCAATAATCCTTTACAGCTTCGAGGCAAAACTCTTAGAGACAATCTTACAATATCTTCAGAGCAAAGAGTAGGCAATGGACGCACTCAACTTATAAACTTTTTATCAAAACATAGTGGGAACTGTGGAATAATTTATGCCTTTAGTAAAAAAGATGTTGAAGCAGTTGCAGGTTTTTTAAAAACAAAAGGCTTTAAGGTAGCAGCATATCATGCAGGCTTTTCAAGTGAAGTTAGAAATAAAGTATACAGAGATTTTATTTATGAAGAGGTTGATATTATAGTTGCAACCATAGCATTTGGTATGGGTATAGACAAAAGTAATATTCGTTTTGTTGTTCATATGAGTATGCCAAAGACTATGGAAAACTACTATCAAGAGATTGGTCGTGCAGGAAGAGACGGTTTAGAAGCACAAACATTACTTCTGTATACGAAGAGTGATGATGTCAAGATGAGATCGTTTATAGATGTTATAGAGAATTCAGAGTACAAAGAGTTACTCTATAACAAACTGCGCAAGATGTACAGCTACTCAAACTCAAGTGAGTGCAGACATAAGTTGATTGCAAAGTACTTTGAAGATGATATAGGCAGTTGTGGAGATATATGTGATAACTGTAGGCGAGGAGAAGTTGAGAAAATAGATATTACACTCGAATCACAAAAACTTCTCTCTTGCATCTACAGATGCGAACAAAAATTTGGAATGATTCATATGATAGATGTTTTAAGAGGTTCTACTGGACAAAAGATTCTGCAGTTTAATCACGATAAGCTTTCTGTTTATGGGATAGGTAAAGATGTTTCTAAAGAAGTATGGAATGCTATTGCTGATAGATTGTTTGAGTTAGATGCTATAGAGGTAGGTGAATTTAGAGCTATTAAACTTAAAAAATTTGGAGCAGGAATCTTACAAAAAAAAGCAACTGTAGAAATAGATAAGCATAAAATGGATGTTAAAGGCAGAACTTCTAAGAAAGAGAAACTAACTCCTGTAGAGGATGGAGTTTTTGATAAATTTAGGGCATTGAGATCTGAGATTGCTTCAAAAAATGAGATACCTGCGTATATAGTTTTCTCAGATAAAACACTTTTAGAATTTGCACAAAAACTTCCACAAACAAAAGATGAGATGTTGGATGTAAATGGAGTTGGAGAAGTTAAATATGAGAGATATGGAGAAGATTTTTTAGCTCTTTGTAAAGAGATTAATGGATAA
- a CDS encoding toxin-antitoxin system YwqK family antitoxin gives MKKQISLALVAILATVSLSAEVKKTLYPNGKVKFERNYENGKLNGIAKAYYDNGRLKTKTNFKNGKVNGTTYGYYENGVLKAQIPMRMGQIDGTQKEYYDNSQLKSTTEYRMDKIIGSKKVYYPNGNMKAKLNFDDSGKFYGTQKEYYADGNLKYNVTMEDGRAKKGRIYESNGKDRKMNEQDFAKLGF, from the coding sequence ATGAAAAAACAAATCAGTCTTGCTCTAGTAGCAATCTTAGCAACAGTATCTTTAAGTGCAGAGGTTAAAAAAACTCTATATCCAAATGGAAAAGTTAAGTTTGAGAGAAACTATGAAAATGGTAAGTTAAATGGAATTGCTAAAGCTTATTATGATAATGGTCGCCTGAAAACAAAGACAAACTTTAAAAATGGTAAAGTTAACGGCACTACATATGGTTACTATGAAAATGGTGTTTTAAAAGCTCAGATACCTATGAGAATGGGTCAAATAGATGGTACTCAAAAAGAGTATTATGATAATTCTCAATTAAAATCTACAACAGAATACAGAATGGACAAAATTATTGGATCCAAGAAAGTTTACTATCCAAATGGAAACATGAAAGCAAAATTAAACTTTGATGACAGTGGAAAGTTTTATGGTACTCAAAAAGAGTACTATGCAGATGGCAATTTGAAATATAATGTTACAATGGAAGATGGACGTGCTAAAAAAGGACGTATTTACGAAAGTAATGGCAAAGACAGAAAAATGAATGAACAAGATTTTGCTAAATTAGGGTTTTAG
- a CDS encoding efflux RND transporter permease subunit has product MEELIYGILNSKKKKRKVILYIVLAFLLSVMMIPTKIVLAKMLPGKSANTFSIYVDTATNSSIEETSKVTSCVLSYLKQESAVHNAEVYLAQGAPLDYAGLVKGSALKRMKNQAEIVVNLSDKHSRDEASYKMVHRIRPLIKKRCEPLVDSTTIKFIEMPSGPPTFATVVVNLFGKESALMRETAERIAKVFAETEGLVDIDIMQDDIYPYYEIVPDKEKVIRSGLSVEQVNNILYIAFEGMIVAVKNSKIQQDQIPIFVRLDDASRLIHPNSRDGIYFKLSRLKLLNPMGMMIPIKEVVNVKEIPSSPTIFRKNLQNFVSITAECDLVSQVYPLMEARDKLIEKLSNDFNVTKVDGMSTYMFDLNLVEKKTGNKMLLRWDGEMKVSLDTFRDLGGAFIAALVLMFLLMVMYYKSFALSGIILLASFLSIIGVIVGHFITDMISLLFADINFFLTATSLIGFISLMGISARSSLLLIDFSKALIEKGVEKRRAIAISTSTRAKPILMTAVAIILGSLLLSTDPIFGGLGIALIFGSIASTAVSLFLVPVLIDDTVAICPEGRDHKPHECEGGIEGHIDPEKIGL; this is encoded by the coding sequence ATGGAAGAGCTGATTTATGGAATTTTAAATTCTAAAAAGAAAAAAAGAAAAGTTATTCTTTATATTGTTTTAGCTTTTCTTCTATCTGTGATGATGATACCTACAAAAATAGTACTTGCTAAGATGCTCCCTGGAAAGAGTGCTAATACTTTTAGCATCTATGTAGACACAGCGACTAATAGTTCTATAGAAGAGACTAGCAAGGTTACAAGTTGTGTTCTTAGTTATCTGAAGCAGGAAAGTGCAGTTCATAATGCTGAAGTATATTTAGCTCAAGGTGCTCCACTGGATTATGCTGGTTTGGTTAAGGGCAGTGCGCTTAAGCGAATGAAAAATCAAGCTGAAATAGTTGTAAATCTGAGTGATAAACACTCTCGTGATGAGGCTTCTTATAAAATGGTTCATCGCATTCGTCCCCTTATAAAAAAGCGTTGTGAGCCTTTAGTAGATTCTACCACTATAAAGTTTATAGAGATGCCATCAGGTCCACCTACTTTTGCAACAGTTGTTGTTAATCTCTTTGGCAAAGAGAGTGCTTTAATGCGTGAAACTGCTGAACGTATTGCTAAAGTCTTTGCTGAGACAGAGGGACTGGTTGATATTGATATAATGCAAGATGATATTTATCCATACTATGAGATTGTTCCGGACAAAGAAAAAGTTATTAGAAGTGGTTTAAGTGTTGAGCAGGTAAATAATATTCTTTATATAGCTTTTGAAGGAATGATAGTAGCTGTTAAAAATTCAAAGATTCAACAAGACCAAATTCCTATTTTTGTTCGCCTTGATGATGCTAGTCGTTTAATACATCCAAACTCTAGGGATGGAATTTATTTTAAGCTTTCAAGGTTGAAACTTCTAAACCCTATGGGTATGATGATACCGATTAAAGAAGTTGTAAATGTTAAAGAGATTCCATCGAGTCCAACCATATTTAGAAAAAATCTGCAAAACTTTGTAAGTATTACTGCTGAGTGTGATTTGGTCTCACAGGTATATCCACTTATGGAAGCTAGAGATAAGCTGATAGAAAAGTTATCAAATGATTTCAATGTCACCAAGGTAGATGGTATGTCTACTTACATGTTTGATCTGAATCTTGTAGAGAAAAAAACTGGTAATAAGATGTTGCTTCGTTGGGATGGAGAGATGAAGGTATCACTAGACACATTTCGTGATCTAGGCGGTGCATTTATAGCAGCCTTAGTATTGATGTTTTTACTGATGGTAATGTACTATAAATCTTTTGCCTTAAGCGGAATTATATTACTTGCAAGCTTTCTCTCAATTATCGGTGTTATAGTAGGCCATTTCATTACAGATATGATATCTCTGCTTTTTGCAGATATAAACTTCTTTTTAACGGCTACATCTTTGATAGGATTTATATCATTGATGGGAATTAGTGCTAGAAGTTCTCTGCTGCTGATTGACTTTTCAAAAGCATTGATAGAGAAGGGTGTTGAAAAGAGAAGAGCTATCGCTATATCTACATCAACACGTGCGAAACCTATCTTAATGACAGCGGTAGCTATTATTCTTGGTAGTTTACTACTCTCAACTGACCCTATTTTTGGTGGTTTGGGTATTGCTCTTATCTTTGGTTCAATCGCTTCAACAGCAGTATCTCTGTTTTTAGTACCTGTATTAATAGATGATACAGTGGCTATTTGTCCAGAGGGTAGAGACCATAAGCCACATGAGTGTGAAGGTGGAATAGAAGGACATATAGATCCTGAGAAAATTGGATTATAG